DNA from Ovis canadensis isolate MfBH-ARS-UI-01 breed Bighorn chromosome 4, ARS-UI_OviCan_v2, whole genome shotgun sequence:
AGAACAATAATACATTTCACAGAACAGACTTACACAATATATTTATAGTAAACATTTTCTAAGATTCGTACTTTTAAGCTCATTTATATTGCAGCATGTCTAATTTCACAAACTCTGTGCCTTACCTTTTGTGCTGAAACAAGGCAGGTTCCAAACATTCCAAATATACAATTTCTCACTGCAATTTAATAAACCTATAACCTATAAACCTAGCAGATTTCTGCACAATTAATCAGCGGGTTACTGAAGGATTTTTTTCCTGTCGGAAAGCCAAAAACctcatatatctatatataactaCATATCTCCTTTGTTCCCCACTTGAATGTAAACTTCTGTAGAATACAGTGGTTTGCAAAAAGCAACAGCTCAATAAACATAATTTGAATAACTCGGGCTCTCTCCTCTGGTCCCCACCCTACCATACGCACTTTACTATCAACAAACAGCTGTAGGCAAATAGCTCTGAGTCGATCCATCCCCCATCCCTGAAGAAGTAAGAGTCAAGTATAATCACCTGAGCAGAATCTCCTTTATTGAAAAGAATTATCACCTGATTCCCTTGAATACAAACAATTCAACGAATCCCTTAGGCTCTTCCAGGAGTTCATAAAGATACATGAGGGGCCATGAACTTTACTGGCCACTGTGACCTTATTTTGGTGACAAATCTTCTTTGGTAAAAGAAGCTGCATGTGCAGAGCCAAGTTCCCTTTCTCATCTACTGGTGTTTTTCCTCCATGCCTCCCTCCCTTCAGCCCATGAAAGCTGAAGGACACTCCCACAAAGCAAGCCTCTTTCTGGcagctgcccccagcccctcttgCCTTGGAGTTGCTCCCATCCCTGTAATTCAAACTCAGTCTTTCAAGACCCACAGCAATACCCTTGATGGTTCTTAAACCATACACCCTTCCTGGACCGTGAGAAGCTCAGGTGTTAGCAGTTGCTCTTGGACGATTCATTTCTTTAGCTCTGGTCTGAGTCCAGCTGGTTGAGTCGCTTTACAATGATGCTGTTGATTTTCTTAAGATCATCTATGTCCTTTCCTTCAGCTGCTAGTCGTCTTGACACATCTTCCATCTTGTTTTCAGTTTGaacttaaaagtgaaaaatagacaGCATTATGCTTATTTCCAGCGTGTTCCATCGCGACTCATCAGAGCCCATGGCGGGGTTCAGCTGGGGAGCAGAGATGCCGTCTTGGCAAATCCTCTGCTCCAATAGCCCATGCAGCCCTGAGGCCCGGGAGAGAAACTACTGAAGTTTCCTATGAAGTGAATTATTTTTACAACCCTTTTGTGCCAGACTTGACTACCTTTGGCAGCTCTGCTCAGATTCTGGCTGAGAAATACATTGTGTGAACAACCACAGGAAAACTGCCAGTGTCTGATTATGCCCAGAGAAGGGACTGTTGTCTCATTCTGAGACCTGTTCTCAGCAAAGGTTTTTCACTCATCATTTGGGAGGTGAGATATTTTGGGTTCCAACCCATAGGTCTCCTGGTTCTAAATTACCAGTCCATAATGAATGTATAATAATAATTCTCCCCAGCCACTCCGAGAGCAGAGAGACcatatttccaaaataaatagAGCCCCTGGGTATTGAGTAAGCCAGGGAGTGGAGCACTGTAAGGCCTACTTGGCAGTTAAAATTTCCAAGAAAGGCAGCACAAAATCAGTATTTAATACATGAACTCTGTATCATTTCCATTTCAGGCAAGTGTTTTCCACGATAGCTTTCAGGAACTAATGCAGGTGGTGACACACCACCGAGTTTGCCCAACAACTAATGTGGGAAGgcatcagagcttcagcttccagcCTTGGGACAAACTGCTGCCCAGAAGCCACCTCCCCATTGTGTCTGAAAATTATGTTTGGATGAACTGTGCTCTAGAACGTGGGTGTGTTGGTGCAGAGCCAGACAGAAGAAATACCACTCGCTCCTGGAGAAAAGTGTGAAACAAGTAAATCCACAGCATGCGACatcctttcctctctctggaaCCTTCTACATGAGTCAAACACAAAAGGGAGTAGCAGGCATGGTTGGATTAAGTCTGTTCCACAATATATTAGCTCCAAATTaaattccaaaagagaaaaaggattcTATATGcaaaaacattagaaaaaaatcatatactgACTTGCATTTTGGAAAttcacaaaaagtaaaataaaataccttgAGTATTACTAACCTAGCAATTCTCAAACTCACTAGACCATAGAaccctttttaaaatgaaggcaaTACTTAATCACATCCCACACACCTCATATCTAACATTGCTTGGCCCTTGTAAACCTACAGAGGCAGGTAGGCATCCTGTGTAATCTACCCTTGCTGTCTGGTATTCCTCTTTAGAACAGAGATTGTAACAAAAACACAAGGTCCAATAGTTTAATCAATGTAATCAATGTAAAATAGCCTATTTCTCTTGCATAAAAATGCCAGATATAAGTTCTTACACTTCAGTTAAAATGATACAAATCTGCACCAAATCTCAGTGAGAGCAGAAAGGTTTCCTCTTCAAAGATGAGCACAGGCCAAGTTCATTTACAGAGGCCTGtaaagaatggtaaagaatccacctgcaatgcgggagacctgggtttgatctctgggttgggaagatgccctggaggagggcatagcaacccactccagtgttcttgcttggagaatccccatggacagaggagtctggcaggctacagtccatggggtcgcaaagaatcagacacaactgagtgactaagcatgcaagcACGTGCCAACTCTGGTCTTAGGTTGGGCTAAAGTTTATCTGCAAACCACAGGAAGCCTCTTATTATTACTACAAAAGGCAGTGGAGTGCCAGGAGTTCTGGAGGCAGATGGGCCAGAGTATGAATCCCAGTTCTGCCTCGGATTAGCTGAATAAACAGGGAGAGTTAAACTCTCTGGGCTTTCACCTTtcatcagtaaaacagaaatattagGCAGTACCTTGAAGGGTAAAGATTTAAGATAATGAATTTAATGCATCTGGCACAGATAATTGTccaataaaaagacatttttctttattcacatcttctttctgtttcttgataTGACTTTGCCTCAATATAAAACCCTAGgagcaaacataaaataaatcCTATTCGTAGAAGCGGGTATAAGATGGTAATAAAGAACATGGTATTTGATGCCAGGCAGGGGTGTCTCTGAGCCCTGATTAAGCACCCTTGTCTCTGGACCTTCAGCACAGTAATTAAGCTCTCtaagctttagtttcagcattgATAAAACCAGAATAACAACAGGTCCCACACAATAGAACTGTTATGAGGTAGTGAGCAGACATGAATGTTTACCATCGTGCCTGGGAGAGAGTGAGAACCCAACacatcacattttaaattatcattaCCCTTAGTCTTTTCCCACAAAAGAGAGCACTCCCTCTGGGCTGCTTCCCTGTATAGCAGACATACCTAAAATTTCCCAATAGTTTAACTTAGTCATTTCCCCAGACAGTGAGGCGGGATGATATTTGCAGCATCCACTTTTGTGGTATAACATTTCTGAAGAGTAATCCACACACTCTTTCCAGCCCAGCAGGTTCAGGGCCAACCCTCCTCCATAGAATAATCAGATCCAAGGGCACCGTTATTGTCAGGATAGTTCACACTGTAGCTTCTAAGTGCAAAAGGGCATTAGCAAGGTGACAGAGAAGCAATTAAATTACATCACCCCCTCACGCCGGCTCTGAAACCTAGGCCGGAGATGGAGCTTTAAGCTGGATGGGAGATGAAGTTTTGGGGAGGAAAAGCAGTTAGAAGCTGAGTCATGCCCTCTGCCCACCTCCCATCACCACCACTGCTACCTCCACTAATCCTGAGTGAACTTGAAATAGAGGCATTTCAAACACATGGAATCCACTTCTCATTTAGGCTTTGTGAAGGCTACAAGGCCTGCAGGGCAGAAGAAATGACTGTGGTGGATGCAGGCACAAGGGTGTCAAGAATGACTCCCTCTTCTCAGGCTCTTCCATTCTTAGTGGGTGTGGGAGAGAACTGAAGTAACTCCAGATGGTGGTCTACAGGGGACTGCTCAGAGACAGCACGGGGGGCTCCCCTGACGGGGCAGCCCGCATAAGGAGAGGGCAGCACTGAGTGGACAGCACCCCTCCCCAACCTGTGACAGAGAAGAGAGTGGCACTTAGACTTCGGGGGATCTCTTGGCTGAGGAGCTGTGTGGGAAAGCGTAGGCCACCACTCAAGGGCAGACGTGCAGGGCccagggcaagggcaagggcaggcGAGACACCAGCCCAGACGTGTCATGCAGTAGACAAGTGATCACCTCacatcccagccctgcctctgggcctttgcacaagCCCAGCTGATGCTTCTAACCGATTTCAGAGCAGTGAGGAAAACTGGGAGGGTGACTGAAAGTTACAGGCCAAATTCATGCAGAAACTGTGTGTTGGAATAAGAAAACCCAGAATTAACTAGGGTAAGCTGCCTACCATTAGCAGCTAGGGACTCTGGGTGAGAAATTAAAGTGGTACAGAAACAATATCCAAGTCTGTGAACTTCTGGCATGGAGGGTTTCTGTGTGCCCCAGTGACCCACCCAGAGCAGCAGGGTGCCCTGGGCATCCATGCCCTCTCGTCCTCCTGTGGCAGTACTGGGTGCCAGGAAGCACTGCTTCCTTATGGAAGCAAAGCTAAACAACCAGCTGTCAAGTCAGGGCAAAGCAGTGAAGAGTGTCAATGGTACCTACCTATCAGAAATATCACGAAGGAAACCAGTGCCAGGCTGATAATCAGCACGACGATCAGCCCCACCAAAAACAGACTGTGGCTTCCATTTCCTGAATCAGTGCTGACGTCCTGGAGTTTCTCCTCTAGAGCTGATGTgaaacaaataacaacaacaaaaaaaggactcCTCAGCATACAGGTTGTCAGTGAACTGAACGGTCCCCAGTGTTAGAGATGTaagatacaacattgtaaatcaactatactccaataaaattaaagaggaaaaaaaaagatgtaagggAAACACCCATTTTCCCTCTGATCACTCTGAAAAAAGACTTATGCTTTAGACATGTCTTTGCACTAGTGCTCTTTGAGAATGTTTCACCTTCTTTTATATTAGTATATTCAAAGAACAAGCCTGGTCAAGCTATCTCTATAACCCCTGTTTGGAAAATTCTTTGACGATCATGTGAACACTGACATGGATTTTCTTTtgcatggggtgggggtagggtggtGTAAAGAAATTAAGGATTCGGAGTGACAGAGGCTCTATTGCCCTTTGCCCTAAAGCGACCCAAGAATACAACACAGCTGGCTGCGGGTTGCTAACTCTGAGTGAAAGTCTAAGCATTCTGAGATATCTCCCAGAAAACTTTATTTCCTATAAAAATAACCAGCTATTCCTACATCTATTACACAACAATATCAAAATGAGCCTGATGTACTTGGTTTCTTAAAGTTGTTTGCAGGATGGACATGCTCTGAAAGCAAGATTCTCTTAAATGCTTTGCCGTTGAACTGAAAATGCAACTAAGCTTGGCTCACCCAAACCATGAACTGTCTGCATTTGGTCGCTGCTTTGTAAGGCCTATTTGCTTAATAACACccaaattaaattgaaaaatgaatatagaaaCTTGGGATCATGAGGATCCTTGAATTACCTTCTGTATTTTCTCCTACTATGTAGCAGTCCCACACCCTCTGCTACTTGATTACGGAGAGATGGGGGCAGAGGTCCCATGCTTTATAAAGACATCCTGCCTCACACCCTCCACAGCTTTTCCTTCCTAATCACAGCCAAGGCATAAGCTGGCACTCAAACACCAACCTTTATTAAGACCAACTGTAGTAAAAACCGGTGAaattctgaatgaatgaaagagagaaacaagcATTCAAAAAGGATACAGAAGAGAAATAATAGACATAAAATTGGGACAGTACGAGTTTCGAGTACACGTGAAACATCAAGTGGACATTTATCCCCTGAGTTGGAAGGTCAGCATTTAAACTAGAAAAGATGGGGCTCAAATGACCTGATCGAACTCATTTATAATATTTAGGGGACAAGAAACACATGTAGCATTTAGTAtttagcatatttttattttgttttccccctcttctttctAATGTGTTCATTGAGGAGACTcgtaaatttaaaaagatgaagatGACTTTTCTGCCCAACAGAACATGATTGATCTTTGTTATACTAGATAAATGCGTGGAACATTTTCTCAGCAATCTGCTATGAAGTCAGACCTGTCTAAGAGAGTGGGCACACTCAGTGACCTGGCTGTGGTCACCAGAGGGCACAGAAGCAGCCAACAGGCATGAATTAGCCTCTGGGAGGCCATCTCACAGCCTCCACTCCTTCCCAGGGAGAGAAACTCCAGAGGAAACTTCTCAGAACTCTTGAAGATTAGAGTTCGAATCCTGCTTAAGAGCCAGGAAAGCCCATAAGCCTGGCAAGTATTCAGAGAGCAAAAGCAAACATTGCCTAATACTAAATAGCAACTCTaatgcccaccccacccccaccacacccacaggcccagctcagcGCTGGCTATTTTTAGGTGACCTAGAAGCCAGGACTGGCCGCCAAGCCTGGGAGGGCACACGTACGGAACAGCTGCTGTGATCCGGCAGGACAGAGGTTTAGTTTGTTCAGATCATTTATGGAATCCACAACATAAAGCTTTCTATCTTCAGGAATGCTGCGAGAGCCACTGTCCTGGGAAGAACGTTTCATTGTCCCTGGAAGAAAACACTGCCATTAAACCAgagaggctgggctggggagCTGGCCTTCATATCACAGCCCACAGGAAGCTGGGCCAGCACATGAAGACCCACCCACACATATGACTGCCAGATGAAGAAGGGCTAGAAAAGTTAGCTTTTCCTTTGGGGGATGACACTGTAACTCTTTTTGCTTTGCTTATCAGGGAGCTCAGAGTCAAGTGTGTGGCACAATTTTAATGCTATAATACCCTGCTTATAGAACATGCTCCTTCCTCCTGCTCAGATTTCTCAATTTTGTCTATACTttacctgggtttttttttttttaattttgtaattgatttttaaatatttcatattctgGTGAGACTTCTCAAATCCTTTGTGCAAAAAGACTATgtttaaacacataaaaagacaaaattatgcCAAGCAAGTCTGTGGCCATAAAGattctaaaagaagaaaatattgtgaACTATTCTAATAGAATAGGCTTCTAATACAAAACTATACTTTTTATATTCTCCCTCAATATGCTAGAAGTTCATATCTTAAATGTATTCTTTAGTCATTATACACTGGCTCTGAGACCTCAAGACAAAATCTTAGCAAACTAAGATGATACAGAGAGCAATCCTGCAGCTGTTGGAGGCTAAACTTCAGGACCTCTGAGGTCTCCTCCGAGCTCCCTTAGATTTTGGCCACTTATGTAGTAATTCTGAAATTGtggtttacatttaaggtaatattCTCTAATGACAGCATAAGTTCAAGctacactgaaaaaaaatcagaacagatTGAAAAGTTCTCTTTTTAAGTTGTCTCTCTAGCACAACAGAGAACTTGTGGCATTTCAATTACATGAAAAAAAGGTTCTAGGAAGACAAATTCCAATTGCTATCAAAGCTTTCTCTTTCACAGTGATCTCTTTTCATAAAACGAATGATGTGTGATTTTTTCATTGAGAAAGGATTTTAGACATGCTCTCATTTAGCTCCTTGTCTTtccacaaatgaggaaactgaagttcagaaggtaaatgcccaagatcacacattAGCTAGGTGCAGAGCTGGAAGCAGGCCTCTCGCTTCTGAGATCACTGCCCCTTCCCTGTGTGACCTTTCTTCTCCACCACCTTCCCTAATCCTTTGTGAAAACTCAGCTCAAACGTCACCTCCAACCTGCCTTTCTTTTGTCCCCTTGCTGGATGCTGTACATTCTTCCATTATAACATCTGTACTATTTCATCACATTTATTTCCTTACTTCTTTGATTTCCTCAACTGACTGAGCACTCTGAAGGGTAAGTACCCATTCTATTCTCCAAATGTCCAGTGCCAAGTTTAGAAGCCAAtacctaaaatattttatctaggATTTAAATCTcactattttgaaaagaatttgaaGCTGTTAATAATAAGAACACTAACATAAAACTGA
Protein-coding regions in this window:
- the LSMEM1 gene encoding leucine-rich single-pass membrane protein 1, whose translation is MKRSSQDSGSRSIPEDRKLYVVDSINDLNKLNLCPAGSQQLFPLEEKLQDVSTDSGNGSHSLFLVGLIVVLIISLALVSFVIFLIVQTENKMEDVSRRLAAEGKDIDDLKKINSIIVKRLNQLDSDQS